A genomic region of Elaeis guineensis isolate ETL-2024a chromosome 9, EG11, whole genome shotgun sequence contains the following coding sequences:
- the LOC105059068 gene encoding protein TIC 100, protein MAEDELNQPASDGSGGGGEEEDAAKGEEKAAEKDALSSSSLSSEDEESDYDSEYSSDDYRGGGEGGGEESGDYDSEEENSPEVNIRRLTEALESRTNKKLQEEDEENYVHHEDLYDFPPDPEKWREEDLQELWADAPLDMTEPGWDPVWADEEEWEVVRHEMDAGRDPPIAPFYVPYRRYYPAIPDNHYDISNPKSVIEELDRIEEFLKWVSYVFPDGSTYEGTVWDDLAHGKGVYVAEQGLVRYEGEWLQNQMEGHGVVEVDIPDVEPVPGSKLEAKMRAEGRIISMDFMTPEDRRWLEMDVEDSYRLSGNLREIPFYEREEWVKVFGQKPEKGRYRYAGQWKHGRMHGCGVYEVNERIIYGRFYFGELLEDSTGCDSDVSALHGGIAEVAAAKARMFINKPDGMVREERGPYGDPQHPYFYEEEDVWMAPGFINQFYEVPDYWKTYVEEVDQEREMWLNSFYKAPLRIPMPAELEYWWSKGDDDPEFVLINKEPEPDPEDPSKLIYTEDPLILHTRTGRLINYVDDEQYGVRLFWQPRVEHGEDVDPEKIEFLPLGLDEFFGRGTKYAKKESGFTRLITAVQNALKPLLDKLEKWTEERKEGSEMKQKLIEKELEFIEAEICLEEAIEDLETLLKMKQKEEEKRAAAGKDSDDFSRSADLDDADSEDGEDEDEDEDEGAPTSFGTVEGEVDKETTADSTDESKLGKSPFSSLSLSFTTCSLASLVPPKLHGSSLSWKKRKLPFCSNGFIHLNHEKIMDNQEKFNSVKFSGTIFQRTNLRMAQLRRGHCKKKSGYSQMYSLARILSAHQAQKGPKMIQAKGRSAGAHSFNILSLHVPVTDDFTPW, encoded by the exons ATGGCGGAGGACGAGCTAAACCAGCCGGCGTCGGACGGCAGTggcggaggaggagaagaagaagatgccgCCAAGGGGGAAGAGAAGGCGGCGGAAAAGGATGCCTTGTCCTCCTCCTCGTTGTCGTCGGAAGACGAGGAATCCGACTACGATTCGGAATACTCGTCCGACGACTATCGCGGCGGCGGAGAAGGCGGAGGCGAGGAGTCCGGCGACTACGATTCCGAGGAGGAGAACTCGCCGGAGGTGAACATCCGGCGGTTAACGGAGGCTTTGGAGAGCCGCACGAACAAGAAGCTGCAGGAGGAGGACGAGGAGAACTACGTGCACCACGAGGACCTGTACGACTTCCCTCCGGACCCGGAGAAGTGGCGGGAGGAGGACCTTCAAGAGCTGTGGGCGGACGCACCCCTGGACATGACGGAGCCCGGGTGGGACCCCGTGTGGGCCGACGAGGAGGAGTGGGAGGTCGTCCGCCACGAGATGGATGCCGGCCGCGACCCTCCCATTGCCCCCTTCTACGTCCCCTACCGCAGGTACTACCCGGCCATCCCCGACAACCACTACGACATCTCCAATCCCAAGTCCGTCATCGAGGAGCTCGACCGCATCGAGGAGTTCCTCAAATGGGTCAGCTATGTATTCCCGGACGGAAGCAC GTATGAAGGAACCGTCTGGGATGATTTGGCTCATGGGAAAGGTGTTTATGTTGCTGAACAGGGACTTGTCAG GTATGAAGGTGAATGGCTTCAGAATCAAATGGAAGGTCATGGAGTTGTTGAAGTAGATATTCCAGATGTAGAGCCTGTACCAGGTTCAAA GCTTGAAGCTAAAATGCGAGCTGAAGGTAGGATCATATCCATGGATTTTATGACCCCAGAAGATAGAAGATGGCTGGAGATGGATGTTGAAGATAGCTACCGCTTATCTGGTAATCTAAGAGAAATTCCATTTTACGAAAGGGAAGAATGGGTAAAGGTGTTCGGGCAGAAACC AGAGAAGGGTCGATATAGGTATGCTGGACAGTGGAAGCATGGGAGAATGCATGGCTGTGGTGTATATGAAGTTAATGAACGCATTATATAC GGCAGGTTCTATTTTGGGGAACTTCTAGAAGATTCTACGGGTTGTGATTCTGATGTGTCAGCG TTGCATGGAGGTATTGCTGAAGTAGCTGCTGCAAAGGCACGGATGTTTATCAACAAGCCAGATGGAA TGGTTAGGGAAGAGCGAGGTCCCTATGGTGATCCTCAACATCCATACTTCTATGAGGAAGAAGATGTATGGATGGCTCCTGGATTTATCAACCAATTTTATGAG GTTCCTGATTACTGGAAGACATATGTGGAGGAGGTTGATCAGGAAAGGGAGATGTGGTTAAACTCATTCTACAAAGCACCACTGAGGATTCCTATGCCTGCGGAGCTTGAATATTGGTGGTCTAAAG GTGATGATGATCCTGAATTTGTTCTCATTAACAAGGAACCTGAACCGGACCCTGAAGACCCATCAAAGCTCATATATACAGAAGATCCTCTCATTCTTCACACACGTACTGGACGGCTGATAAATTATGTGGATGACGAACAATATGGTGTTCGCCTATTCTGGCAACCACGTGTAGAACATGGGGAGGATGTGGATCCTGAGAAAATTGAATTTTTACCTCTTGGATTGGATGAGTTCTTTGGGCGAGGAACGAAGTATGCAAAGAAGGAAAGTGGATTCACACGCTTGATCACTGCAGTTCAGAATGCATTGAAGCCACTGTTGGATAAATTGGAGAAGTGGACTGAGGAAAGGAAGGAAGGTAGTGAGATGAAGCAGAAGCTTATAGAAAAGGAGCTGGAGTTCATTGAAGCTGAGATATGCTTGGAAGAGGCAATAGAAGACTTGGAAACTTTGTTAAAGATgaagcaaaaagaagaagagaaaagagctgCAGCAGGGAAGGACAGTGATGACTTTTCTCGTTCTGCTGATCTGGATGATGCAGATTCAGAGGATGGTgaggatgaagatgaagatgaagatgaagggGCACCGACAAGTTTCGGTACGGTGGAAGGGGAAGTTGATAAGGAAACAACAGCAGATTCTACCGATGAAAGCAAACTGGGAAagtctcctttttcttctctctccttgtcATTCACCACATGTAGCCTGGCTTCACTT GTTCCGCCCAAGCTGCATGGATCCTCTCTGTCatggaagaaaagaaaattgCCTTTTTGTTCCAATGGTTTTATTCATTTAAATCATGAGAAAATCATGGATAACCAGGAAAAATTTAACTCAGTAAAATTTTCTGGTACCATTTTTCAAAGAACAAATTTGAGAATGGCACAACTACGGCGGggtcattgcaagaaaaaaagtGGCTATTCTCAAATGTACTCTTTAGCTCGGATTCTTTCAGCTCATCAAGCTCAAAAGGGTCCTAAAATGATACAGGCCAAGGGAAGATCAGCTGGTGCTCATAGTTTCAATATATTATCCCTGCATGTTCCGGTTACTGATGACTTCACACCATGGTAG